A stretch of the Clostridium botulinum genome encodes the following:
- a CDS encoding ABC transporter permease codes for MERILRIILLEIKKKKFIKSLLISMVVMVPLLILFTGINKSIDSSRIVLSISPYLILANGCFCLTQDFSNKTDRIIFTGVFKKWEVLVSKLMSLFFIGLSYIAFYEIVLVLYNLYINKDISSIINVSGILNNIYTVLIYTFTLGSFMLMVSICMKNSIFTGIITYVCCFDLTLVVFSQILISNKGEVLKSIIRNSPFYILNTGFNSLKYTFNQSVIMVIGGVIFLSLACVIINRKNI; via the coding sequence GTGGAAAGAATATTACGTATTATACTATTAGAAATAAAAAAGAAAAAATTTATAAAAAGTTTGTTAATTAGTATGGTAGTTATGGTGCCCTTATTAATACTTTTTACTGGAATAAATAAATCTATTGATAGCTCACGAATTGTGTTAAGTATAAGCCCATATTTAATTTTAGCAAATGGATGCTTTTGTCTTACTCAAGATTTTAGTAATAAAACTGATAGAATTATCTTTACTGGTGTATTTAAAAAGTGGGAGGTATTAGTCTCAAAATTAATGAGTTTATTTTTTATAGGTTTAAGCTATATAGCATTTTATGAAATAGTTTTGGTTTTATATAATTTATACATTAATAAAGATATAAGTAGCATTATAAATGTTAGTGGTATATTAAACAATATTTATACAGTTCTTATTTATACATTTACACTAGGTAGTTTTATGTTAATGGTTTCAATATGTATGAAGAATTCTATATTTACAGGAATAATTACTTATGTTTGTTGCTTTGATTTAACATTAGTTGTTTTTTCACAAATATTAATTTCTAATAAAGGAGAAGTTTTAAAAAGTATTATAAGAAATTCACCATTCTATATTTTAAATACAGGATTTAATAGCTTAAAATATACTTTTAACCAATCGGTAATAATGGTTATAGGTGGAGTTATATTTTTATCGTTGGCTTGTGTTATAATTAATAGGAAAAATATATAA
- a CDS encoding membrane protein, with product MTKLLKLSFLNTKNVVRSKQFIAFIIAAFAYSLALFIATRSTNTKLQLYFNEFGRFLYVVILYASVSILRGDVISNTTKTIFTGIFTRKEVMLSKLISLIFLGIIFYLIVEVDALLIGLMDYKRMGLQQFLEMQHGEIMLIYIVLTFSMGTLMFLINSIIFKKGKSILFSILTLTAINFNNAIIVTSAHRSPAFAEKIWIYAKTPFYIWTDLSLKSFTEVLNIEQLLMSIVYGLVFFGFAIFIISKREI from the coding sequence ATGACTAAATTATTGAAATTATCTTTCCTTAATACTAAAAATGTAGTCCGTTCAAAGCAATTTATAGCTTTTATTATTGCAGCTTTTGCTTATTCATTAGCACTTTTTATAGCAACACGTTCAACAAATACAAAACTTCAATTATATTTTAACGAATTTGGGCGTTTTTTATATGTTGTTATTTTATATGCAAGTGTTTCTATACTTAGAGGGGACGTAATTTCCAATACAACTAAAACTATTTTTACAGGAATATTTACGAGAAAAGAAGTCATGTTATCAAAATTAATATCTTTAATTTTTTTAGGAATTATATTTTATTTAATAGTTGAAGTAGATGCATTACTTATAGGATTGATGGATTATAAAAGAATGGGATTACAGCAATTTTTAGAGATGCAACATGGTGAAATTATGTTGATTTACATTGTTCTTACATTTTCCATGGGAACATTGATGTTTTTAATAAATTCTATAATCTTCAAAAAAGGAAAAAGCATTTTATTTTCAATATTAACTTTAACTGCTATAAATTTTAATAATGCGATTATAGTAACTTCAGCTCACAGAAGTCCTGCATTTGCTGAAAAAATTTGGATTTATGCTAAAACACCTTTTTATATTTGGACAGATTTATCATTGAAAAGTTTTACGGAGGTTTTGAATATAGAGCAATTATTAATGAGTATAGTTTACGGATTGGTTTTCTTTGGCTTTGCAATATTTATTATAAGCAAAAGGGAAATTTAA
- a CDS encoding transposase, producing MIITLNIQSENIYFKIFETVNIAFNKLGINTRKAKGRPPKYSDQQIVACMLYGVNNSIFSLRELEYKIKQDIVFQKIIGLKEVPDHSTFSLRAIALEKYVYYGIYAMLIELINPSTRICAIDGTALRSSLYDSEARYGKGTRLGRYKGYKLHCTACVCDSILPLSFSITTANVYDNQVQGLLYELKTYNPFIVLADAAYDDAQWFKVSKTLEYNLLTDVNMRKANSIESFKDESRYKNALFMQSPIGKNLYKNRLKIEQLFSILKGLYNLENPRLYGQKRYERHVKWVLLSYIIDEFNKVNSKINSRKYPWNL from the coding sequence ATGATTATAACATTAAATATACAAAGCGAAAACATTTATTTTAAAATTTTTGAAACTGTTAATATTGCATTTAATAAACTTGGCATTAATACTAGAAAAGCTAAAGGTAGACCGCCTAAATATTCAGATCAACAAATTGTTGCATGTATGCTATATGGTGTAAATAATAGTATTTTTAGTCTTAGAGAACTTGAATATAAAATTAAACAAGATATTGTATTTCAAAAGATTATAGGTTTAAAAGAAGTTCCTGACCATTCTACATTTTCTTTAAGAGCGATAGCTTTAGAAAAATACGTGTACTATGGCATTTATGCTATGCTTATTGAACTTATAAATCCATCAACTAGAATTTGTGCTATTGATGGTACTGCATTAAGGAGCTCATTATATGATAGCGAAGCTAGGTATGGAAAAGGAACTCGACTTGGCAGATATAAAGGATATAAGTTACATTGTACCGCTTGTGTATGTGATAGTATATTACCTTTGTCATTTTCTATAACTACTGCAAATGTATATGATAATCAAGTCCAAGGATTGTTATATGAACTGAAAACTTATAATCCATTTATTGTACTTGCCGATGCTGCTTATGATGATGCTCAATGGTTTAAAGTTTCTAAAACTCTAGAATATAATTTATTAACAGACGTAAATATGCGTAAAGCAAACAGTATAGAATCTTTTAAAGATGAATCTAGATATAAAAATGCTCTTTTTATGCAATCGCCAATAGGTAAAAATTTATATAAAAATAGGCTAAAAATTGAACAATTATTTTCTATACTTAAAGGACTCTATAATCTAGAAAACCCTAGACTTTACGGACAAAAACGCTATGAACGCCATGTTAAGTGGGTTCTTTTATCGTATATTATAGACGAATTTAATAAGGTTAATAGCAAAATAAATTCTAGAAAATATCCTTGGAATCTATAG
- a CDS encoding pseudouridine synthase: MRINKLLSNYGICSRKEANRIIEENRIIVNGEVCIPGQWVEEYDEILMDNELIKKKEKIYIALNKPVGIICTAAREVKDNIIDFLNYPEYIFPVGRLDKDSEGLILMTNDGELSNKILESENKHEKEYIVTVDKPFDDSFIKGMSEGVQLNGPKTRPCIVTRINNDTFRIILTQGLNRQIRRMTRAFGYTVTKLERIRILNIKINGIDNGKWRYLTDQEINNLRKF, from the coding sequence ATGCGAATAAACAAACTTCTTAGTAATTATGGTATTTGTTCAAGAAAAGAAGCAAATCGAATTATTGAGGAAAATAGAATAATAGTAAATGGTGAGGTTTGCATTCCGGGTCAGTGGGTAGAAGAATATGATGAAATTCTTATGGATAATGAACTAATAAAAAAGAAAGAAAAAATATATATTGCATTAAATAAGCCAGTTGGTATTATTTGTACTGCTGCAAGAGAAGTAAAAGATAATATAATTGATTTTTTAAATTATCCAGAATATATTTTCCCAGTAGGAAGGTTAGATAAAGATTCAGAAGGTTTAATACTTATGACTAACGATGGGGAACTTTCTAATAAAATTTTAGAATCAGAAAATAAGCATGAAAAAGAGTATATAGTAACTGTGGATAAACCCTTTGATGATTCGTTTATAAAAGGAATGTCAGAGGGTGTTCAACTTAATGGACCTAAAACTAGACCTTGCATAGTTACAAGAATTAATAATGATACTTTTAGAATTATATTAACACAAGGATTAAATAGACAAATTCGTAGAATGACAAGAGCTTTTGGATATACCGTTACAAAATTAGAGAGGATAAGAATTCTTAATATAAAAATTAATGGAATAGATAATGGTAAGTGGAGATATCTAACAGATCAAGAAATAAATAACCTAAGAAAATTTTAA
- a CDS encoding ABC transporter permease: MFNLLKIEFYKLRYSKTLLGILLFCLFESILCTLLFSKILIGKVVFTRVLGTQLFLGWFVLISVFMAMYIGDEFSSGYIKNLISYGHKRHEIVIAKFIGTYVGIIIISLITPILITIINTFMNGYGEPFKVSSFIFSLRVTILMTFIYIGIGSIGIFMLFVSRNVIFSELAFVLIDPLNRIITLFAMKNPAIDRIYTNTIFGQVNIALLPNITLFQGLKVIIISLITISVSIGLSIYFFNKADIK, translated from the coding sequence ATGTTTAATCTATTAAAAATTGAGTTTTATAAGTTAAGGTATTCAAAAACTTTATTAGGAATTTTACTTTTTTGTTTATTTGAAAGTATTTTGTGTACATTATTATTTAGTAAAATATTAATAGGAAAAGTTGTATTCACTAGAGTACTAGGAACACAATTATTTTTGGGATGGTTTGTTTTAATATCAGTATTTATGGCTATGTACATAGGAGATGAATTTAGTAGCGGATATATAAAAAATTTAATTAGTTATGGTCATAAAAGACATGAGATTGTTATAGCTAAATTTATTGGTACTTATGTAGGAATAATAATTATAAGTTTAATAACGCCTATATTAATAACTATAATAAATACATTTATGAATGGCTATGGGGAGCCTTTTAAAGTTAGTTCTTTTATATTTTCATTAAGAGTTACTATTCTTATGACATTTATTTATATTGGTATTGGGAGCATCGGAATTTTTATGTTATTTGTAAGTAGAAATGTTATATTTTCAGAATTGGCATTTGTGCTTATAGATCCTTTAAATAGAATAATAACACTTTTTGCTATGAAAAACCCAGCTATAGATAGAATCTATACTAATACTATATTTGGACAAGTTAATATTGCTTTACTACCTAATATTACATTATTTCAAGGGTTAAAAGTCATAATAATATCGTTAATTACTATAAGTGTTTCAATAGGTTTAAGTATATATTTTTTTAATAAGGCTGATATAAAGTAA
- a CDS encoding ABC transporter ATP-binding protein has translation MNNIVLRTFGITKKYKNFTALFDINITIKKGEIYGLIGLNGAGKTTLMKSIAGLVKVSNGSIELFGETNKEEINKNRKKIGCLIEEPGLYRYKSIYTNLQIQRLHKGIPGEECIEKALDLLDLKEFKNKKIKNLSVGVKQRVGIAMAILGDPKFLILDEPINGLDPIAIVEFRELLKRLNKEYGTTILISSHILEELHQLADCYGIIHKGRVIEEITDEQLKNNCREFIHIKVDDISKASVVLNNKLSTLNFEVLPNNVIKLYDYVDKSSMVCKVFIEEGILVEQFMPMGESLEEYFSKIIGRK, from the coding sequence ATGAATAATATAGTTCTAAGAACCTTTGGAATTACTAAAAAATATAAAAATTTTACTGCTCTTTTTGATATTAATATTACCATAAAAAAAGGAGAAATTTATGGTCTTATTGGATTAAATGGTGCAGGAAAGACTACATTAATGAAATCTATAGCTGGACTTGTAAAAGTTAGTAACGGAAGTATTGAATTGTTTGGTGAGACTAATAAAGAAGAAATAAATAAAAATCGCAAAAAAATAGGATGTCTCATAGAAGAGCCTGGTTTATATAGATATAAAAGTATTTATACAAATTTACAAATTCAAAGGTTACATAAGGGAATACCAGGAGAAGAGTGTATAGAGAAAGCTTTGGACTTATTAGATTTAAAAGAGTTCAAAAATAAAAAAATAAAAAATCTTTCAGTAGGAGTAAAGCAAAGAGTAGGAATTGCAATGGCAATTTTAGGCGATCCTAAATTTTTAATTTTAGATGAGCCTATTAATGGGTTAGATCCTATAGCAATAGTTGAGTTTAGAGAATTATTAAAAAGGTTAAACAAAGAATATGGGACAACCATTTTAATATCTAGTCATATACTAGAAGAACTGCATCAACTAGCTGATTGTTATGGAATAATTCATAAAGGAAGAGTCATTGAGGAGATAACAGACGAGCAATTAAAAAACAATTGTAGAGAATTTATTCATATAAAAGTAGATGATATATCTAAAGCATCAGTTGTATTAAACAATAAGTTATCCACATTAAATTTTGAAGTTTTACCAAATAATGTGATTAAGTTATATGATTATGTGGATAAGTCTAGTATGGTGTGTAAAGTTTTTATTGAAGAAGGGATATTAGTGGAACAATTTATGCCTATGGGAGAAAGTTTAGAAGAATATTTTTCAAAGATTATAGGGAGAAAATAA
- a CDS encoding ABC transporter ATP-binding protein: MSEVLKVDNVSKAYGKQKVLNDINISIEEGEIIGLVGPNGAGKTTLMKIITGLIPKYKGNVFIKGNNIKAKKTHKTKQIGCVIETPGFYPDLTGYENLLFFAEVSGLKDKKEIDEIIERLGIKDYVHKKVKKYSLGMKQRLGVAQAVLAYPPILMLDEPTNGLDPSIVPELRKFIKYMAKEKNTSVLISSHILSEIELMCDKVVFIQKGNILKIENLNKKDDDFIIVAFKSSKVEELKRFFNNKRMDYKVISEDTLQIRIKTNTQLEDLTLEIGGNKIPLKGIYEVKESLEDKYLKTMGDN; this comes from the coding sequence ATGAGTGAAGTTTTAAAAGTAGACAATGTTAGTAAAGCTTATGGAAAACAAAAAGTACTTAATGATATAAACATATCTATTGAGGAAGGCGAAATAATAGGACTTGTAGGACCAAATGGTGCTGGAAAAACTACATTAATGAAAATCATAACTGGATTAATTCCAAAATATAAAGGTAATGTTTTTATAAAAGGAAATAATATTAAAGCTAAAAAGACACATAAAACTAAGCAAATAGGATGTGTTATAGAAACACCAGGTTTTTATCCTGATTTAACTGGATATGAAAATTTATTATTCTTTGCTGAAGTTTCAGGATTAAAAGATAAAAAAGAAATAGACGAGATTATTGAAAGACTAGGAATTAAGGATTATGTGCATAAAAAAGTAAAAAAATATTCATTAGGAATGAAACAAAGACTTGGAGTTGCACAGGCAGTTTTAGCATATCCACCTATATTGATGTTAGATGAGCCTACAAATGGTTTAGATCCTTCTATAGTGCCTGAACTTAGAAAATTTATAAAGTACATGGCAAAGGAAAAAAATACTTCTGTTTTAATATCAAGTCATATTTTATCTGAAATAGAGCTTATGTGTGATAAGGTTGTATTTATACAAAAGGGGAACATATTAAAAATCGAAAACTTAAATAAGAAAGATGATGATTTTATTATAGTAGCTTTTAAAAGCAGTAAAGTGGAAGAGCTAAAAAGATTTTTTAATAACAAAAGAATGGACTATAAAGTAATAAGCGAGGATACACTTCAAATTCGTATAAAAACTAATACACAATTAGAAGATTTAACTTTAGAAATAGGCGGAAATAAGATACCACTTAAAGGGATATATGAAGTTAAAGAAAGTCTTGAAGATAAATATCTAAAAACTATGGGGGACAATTAA
- a CDS encoding sensor histidine kinase, producing MILIICILMIIIIILFIHLMLTKKEIRNIEKQLKNINENNENNKLTISLINKDIEKLGKSINDTLDLKRQSESNNIRLQGQLKKTIANMSHDLRTPLTSIIGYIQFCKLDDIDEKEKNEFLDIAEKRANSLKELLNDFYELSLIESLDYEIKLEKINISRILQEILLGRYSDFLERDLDPKIQIQNDNIHIIGDKKSIERVIENLLSNSIKYAKENLKVYLGIEKETVILKISNTVDHLDSLDVEKIYDRFYMADKNRSGKGTGLGLSIVRSLIEKMNGSIEANKHEGVLNICCRFKYCK from the coding sequence ATGATTTTAATTATATGTATTTTAATGATAATAATAATAATTTTATTTATTCACCTAATGTTAACTAAAAAAGAAATTAGAAATATAGAAAAGCAACTTAAAAATATTAATGAAAACAATGAAAATAATAAACTAACCATTTCTTTAATAAACAAAGATATAGAAAAGTTAGGCAAAAGTATAAATGATACTCTTGATTTAAAAAGGCAAAGTGAAAGTAATAATATTAGACTTCAAGGACAGCTAAAGAAGACTATTGCAAACATGTCTCATGATCTTAGAACTCCACTAACTTCTATTATAGGATATATTCAATTTTGTAAATTAGATGATATAGATGAAAAAGAAAAGAATGAGTTTTTAGATATAGCAGAAAAAAGAGCAAATTCTCTTAAAGAATTATTAAATGATTTTTATGAGTTATCATTAATAGAATCTTTAGACTATGAAATAAAATTAGAAAAGATAAATATAAGTAGAATACTGCAGGAAATTTTATTAGGGAGATATTCTGATTTTTTAGAGAGAGATTTAGATCCGAAAATACAAATACAAAATGATAATATACATATTATTGGTGATAAAAAGTCTATAGAACGTGTAATTGAAAACTTATTAAGCAATTCTATTAAATATGCAAAGGAGAATTTAAAGGTTTATTTAGGAATAGAAAAAGAAACAGTAATATTAAAAATTAGTAATACTGTGGATCATTTAGATTCTTTAGACGTAGAAAAAATTTATGATAGATTTTATATGGCAGATAAAAATAGGTCAGGAAAAGGTACGGGACTTGGATTATCTATAGTAAGAAGCTTAATAGAAAAAATGAATGGTAGTATAGAGGCTAATAAGCATGAAGGGGTATTAAATATTTGTTGCAGATTTAAGTATTGTAAGTAA
- a CDS encoding lantibiotic immunity ABC transporter MutG family permease subunit, with the protein MKILRLMKADFIKMKHTSFYWIHICIPVIGILMFLGYYSFSIAGSIGKVNGYLDALSLVFPVLIGIVCSMVIEQEVMAGKFKEMLSIEYGKGICLLSKILVVLVMGFFSLSLAVGGFFIGFKYILKQNILPFKFYVILTLLIFMAQIFIYLFHLWLSIKFGSGASISMGIFESLFSALIVTGLGDGRWQRIPCAWSIRFCNNFFIKEANSVDTFNKLADFNTGLSINAIGFRNCIIYTIILGILFAIWFNFFEGRKSE; encoded by the coding sequence ATGAAGATTTTACGCCTTATGAAGGCAGATTTTATAAAAATGAAACATACTTCATTTTACTGGATTCATATTTGTATCCCAGTTATAGGAATTCTTATGTTCTTAGGGTATTACTCATTTTCAATTGCGGGAAGTATAGGTAAGGTAAATGGTTATTTAGATGCATTATCATTAGTATTTCCAGTGTTAATTGGAATTGTATGTTCAATGGTAATAGAACAGGAAGTAATGGCAGGAAAATTTAAGGAAATGTTATCAATAGAATATGGAAAGGGAATATGCCTTTTAAGCAAGATATTAGTTGTACTTGTTATGGGATTTTTTTCACTTAGCTTAGCTGTAGGTGGATTTTTTATCGGATTCAAATATATTTTAAAGCAAAATATACTGCCTTTTAAGTTTTATGTTATTTTAACTTTATTAATATTTATGGCTCAGATATTTATATATTTATTTCATTTGTGGTTAAGCATTAAGTTTGGAAGTGGAGCATCTATAAGTATGGGTATATTTGAAAGCTTGTTTTCAGCATTAATTGTTACAGGACTTGGTGATGGAAGATGGCAACGGATTCCTTGTGCGTGGTCCATTAGATTTTGTAATAATTTTTTTATAAAAGAGGCTAACTCTGTAGACACATTCAATAAGTTAGCTGATTTTAATACTGGACTGTCTATTAATGCAATAGGATTTAGGAATTGTATTATTTATACTATTATTTTAGGAATTTTATTTGCAATATGGTTTAACTTTTTTGAAGGGAGAAAAAGTGAATAA
- a CDS encoding response regulator transcription factor, giving the protein MNKINILVIEDDNDINKMLAKLIEKKGYNVKQAYSGTEGMLYIESLDFQLILLDLMLPGMTGEELIKKIRKTKKLPIIVISAKLDKEIKLKLFKLGADDYVTKPFDIDELSARIDANLRRYIDFNNSSNGEKDIVHKDIILNKEAKEVFVSGQELSLTSREFNILELLLTHPKKVFSKANLFESVWGDEYLGDDNTVNVHISNLRNKLNKASPNEEYIETVWGMGYKLK; this is encoded by the coding sequence ATGAATAAAATAAATATATTAGTAATAGAAGATGATAATGATATAAATAAAATGTTAGCAAAGTTAATAGAGAAAAAAGGGTACAATGTAAAACAAGCTTATTCAGGAACAGAAGGAATGCTATATATTGAGTCACTAGATTTTCAATTAATTTTGCTAGATTTAATGTTACCAGGAATGACAGGGGAAGAACTCATAAAAAAAATAAGAAAAACTAAAAAATTGCCTATAATTGTAATTTCAGCAAAATTAGATAAGGAGATTAAATTGAAGTTATTTAAGTTAGGTGCTGATGATTATGTAACAAAACCCTTTGATATTGATGAACTCTCTGCAAGGATTGATGCAAATCTTAGAAGATATATAGATTTTAATAATAGTTCAAATGGTGAAAAAGATATAGTTCATAAAGATATTATTCTTAATAAAGAAGCTAAAGAGGTTTTTGTTAGTGGACAAGAATTATCATTAACTTCTAGAGAATTTAATATATTAGAACTTCTTTTAACTCATCCTAAAAAAGTATTTAGTAAGGCTAATTTGTTTGAAAGTGTATGGGGTGATGAATATTTAGGTGATGATAATACTGTTAATGTACATATAAGTAATTTAAGAAATAAATTAAATAAAGCCAGTCCCAATGAAGAATATATAGAAACAGTATGGGGAATGGGGTACAAGCTTAAATAA
- a CDS encoding response regulator transcription factor produces the protein MAYILAIDDEEGILNIIKSALEKEGHNVTTISNPTCFSKDKYLKYDLILLDVMMPEIDGFSLCKEIRNLVDCPIIFLTAKTMEQDIVMGLSLGGDDYISKPFGISELRARVAAHLRREHREKQNAFSVSNVKFNITAKEAYYNETVIPFTKSEYSICEYLAINHGQVFSKDRIYEKVFGIYGNSDTTAIVEHIKNIRNKFKRIGINSIETVWGIGYKWKE, from the coding sequence ATGGCATATATTTTAGCTATAGATGATGAAGAAGGAATATTAAATATTATAAAAAGTGCATTAGAAAAAGAAGGACATAATGTAACTACAATTTCTAATCCCACATGTTTTTCAAAAGATAAGTATTTAAAATATGATTTAATTTTACTTGATGTAATGATGCCAGAAATAGATGGTTTTTCTCTGTGCAAGGAAATACGTAATTTAGTTGATTGTCCAATAATATTTTTGACAGCTAAGACTATGGAACAGGATATTGTAATGGGATTAAGTTTGGGAGGGGACGATTATATATCTAAGCCTTTTGGTATTAGTGAGCTACGGGCAAGAGTAGCGGCACATTTAAGACGTGAACATAGAGAAAAACAAAATGCTTTTTCTGTTTCTAATGTAAAATTTAATATAACTGCAAAAGAAGCATACTATAATGAAACTGTGATACCTTTTACAAAAAGTGAATATAGTATATGTGAATATTTAGCTATTAATCATGGACAGGTATTTTCTAAGGATAGAATATATGAAAAAGTATTTGGGATTTATGGGAATAGTGATACAACGGCAATTGTAGAGCATATTAAAAATATACGAAATAAGTTCAAAAGAATAGGAATAAATTCTATAGAAACAGTTTGGGGCATAGGCTATAAATGGAAAGAATAA
- a CDS encoding sensor histidine kinase has product MERIRKQKSISKIFAIYVILFCIVALILGVASIRLFLSSFDSGVILPANYYEKKIEKQRSKIEKVKDVENLIPKECDYVVYDYKGKVIQGNVPKNKALEMWDIVKSNKTSQGKYFYKIIQRHNEICVVEYTIKVTFANPTLRKYIKNVEDSSIILLFSLYIVEILIFSKYFKKRLEKEMKNLKDTTENIKMGNLDFKVKYSNILEINDVISSLDKMKSELNKSLTRQWNMEETRKEQIGALAHDIKTPLTIIKGNSELLDESNLDSKQIEFNSSILNEIKNMEFYIKSLIEITKSETQALIEKEQIDLMKFIEDIVKFGVSMSINNQSTFKSEMKNITEFIFVDKIALKRAIINVISNAVDYCGTKGTILLTVDCSDKSIQFIVEDSGKGFTKEELSFATEQFFQGDKSRNSKNHYGMGLYISKKLIEKHNGNIILQNSKTFGGAKVILEVPV; this is encoded by the coding sequence ATGGAAAGAATAAGAAAACAAAAAAGTATTTCTAAAATTTTTGCAATATATGTAATTTTATTTTGCATAGTTGCACTTATTTTAGGAGTAGCTAGTATCAGGTTATTTCTAAGTTCTTTTGATAGTGGAGTTATATTGCCGGCTAATTATTATGAAAAAAAGATTGAAAAACAGAGAAGTAAAATAGAAAAAGTGAAGGATGTAGAAAATTTAATACCTAAAGAGTGTGATTATGTAGTTTATGATTATAAAGGAAAAGTTATTCAAGGAAATGTTCCTAAGAATAAAGCTTTAGAGATGTGGGATATTGTGAAAAGCAATAAAACAAGCCAAGGAAAATATTTTTATAAGATTATTCAAAGACATAATGAAATTTGTGTTGTAGAATATACAATTAAAGTAACTTTTGCGAATCCTACTTTGAGAAAATATATTAAAAATGTTGAGGATAGTTCTATTATATTATTATTTAGTTTATATATTGTTGAAATCTTAATATTTTCAAAGTATTTTAAAAAAAGATTAGAAAAAGAAATGAAAAATTTAAAAGATACTACAGAAAATATAAAAATGGGGAATTTAGATTTTAAGGTTAAATACTCCAACATATTAGAAATAAATGATGTAATTAGTTCATTAGATAAAATGAAATCAGAGTTAAATAAATCACTTACTAGACAGTGGAATATGGAAGAAACACGTAAGGAGCAAATAGGAGCATTAGCTCATGATATAAAGACACCATTAACAATAATTAAAGGAAATTCAGAGCTTTTAGATGAGTCGAATTTAGATTCGAAACAGATTGAATTCAATAGTAGTATTTTAAATGAAATTAAAAATATGGAATTTTATATTAAATCATTAATAGAAATTACGAAATCGGAGACACAGGCTTTAATAGAAAAAGAGCAGATAGATTTAATGAAGTTTATAGAGGATATAGTTAAGTTTGGAGTTTCTATGAGCATCAATAACCAATCGACATTTAAAAGTGAAATGAAAAATATTACTGAATTTATTTTTGTGGATAAAATAGCATTAAAACGTGCAATAATTAATGTTATTTCAAATGCAGTTGATTATTGTGGCACAAAAGGAACAATATTATTAACGGTTGATTGCAGTGATAAAAGTATACAATTTATAGTTGAAGATTCAGGAAAAGGATTTACAAAAGAGGAATTAAGTTTTGCAACAGAGCAGTTTTTTCAAGGAGATAAAAGTAGAAATTCAAAAAATCATTATGGAATGGGATTGTATATATCAAAAAAGCTTATTGAAAAACATAATGGGAATATAATTCTACAAAACTCTAAAACATTTGGCGGTGCAAAGGTTATATTAGAAGTGCCAGTATAA